The following are encoded in a window of Halosimplex halophilum genomic DNA:
- a CDS encoding DUF502 domain-containing protein, whose product MSGPNVDDIAEIAAEESREVRRDLRQTLLSGLALTVPFLITVLVLVWALGFVAGLLSPLADVIVAVGPGGEMSTWVVQLLAGTLVVGFVFAVGFAAQHGPETHIARRFDVLMEDLPGIGSIYTSVERMSDVMVEGDTESFREVKIVEFPREDCFALAFLTASAPPTIEEAADHGEMETVFVPMAPNPVMGGHLVNLPEDRIFDVDLSVEEGMQAVMTTGMAIDESVEDEGSAAS is encoded by the coding sequence ATGTCCGGACCGAACGTCGACGACATCGCCGAGATCGCGGCCGAGGAGAGCAGGGAGGTGCGCCGGGACCTCAGACAGACGCTGCTGTCGGGGCTGGCGCTGACGGTCCCGTTCCTGATCACGGTGCTGGTGCTCGTCTGGGCGCTGGGGTTCGTCGCCGGTCTGCTGTCGCCGCTGGCCGACGTGATCGTCGCCGTCGGCCCCGGCGGGGAGATGAGCACCTGGGTCGTCCAGCTGCTGGCCGGGACCCTCGTGGTGGGGTTCGTGTTCGCCGTCGGCTTCGCCGCCCAGCACGGCCCGGAGACGCACATCGCCCGCCGGTTCGACGTGCTCATGGAGGACCTGCCGGGGATCGGCTCGATCTACACCAGCGTCGAGCGCATGAGCGACGTGATGGTCGAGGGCGACACCGAGAGCTTCCGCGAGGTGAAGATCGTCGAGTTCCCCCGCGAGGACTGCTTCGCGCTGGCCTTCCTCACCGCGAGCGCGCCGCCGACGATCGAGGAGGCCGCCGACCACGGCGAGATGGAGACCGTCTTCGTCCCGATGGCCCCCAACCCCGTGATGGGCGGCCACCTCGTCAACCTCCCCGAGGACCGGATCTTCGACGTGGACCTGTCCGTCGAGGAGGGGATGCAGGCGGTCATGACGACCGGGATGGCCATCGACGAGAGCGTCGAGGACGAGGGTTCCGCGGCCAGTTGA
- the thsA gene encoding thermosome subunit alpha — protein sequence MGNQPLIIMSEDSQRTSGKDAQSMNITAGKAVAESVRTTLGPKGMDKMLVDDSGGVVVTNDGVTILEEMDIEHPAANMIVEVAQTQEDEVGDGTTTAVVISGELLGKAEDLLDQDIHATILAQGYRQAAEKAKEALEDIAIEVDADDTEILESIAATAMTGKGAENAKDTLSALVVDAVQSVADEEGVDTDNIQLETVVGGSIDESELVEGVIIDKERVHENMPYAVEDADVALLDTAIEVPETELDTEVNVTDPDQLQQFLDQEEEQLREYVDKLKDAGADVVICQKGIDDMAQHYLAQEGILAVRRAKKSDMKALSRSTGARIVSNIDDITADDLGFAGSVAQKDVAGDERIFVEDVEDAKAVTMILRGGTEHVADEVERAIEDSLGVVSVTLEDGQVLPGGGAPEAHLALELRDFADSVGGREQLAVEAFADAIDVVPRTLAENAGLDPIDSLVDLRSRHDGGETTVGLDAYSGDVVDMVEDGVVEPLRVKTQAVESATEAAVMILRIDDVIAAGDLKGGGTDDDDEGGAPGGPGGAPGGMGGGMGGMGGGMGGMM from the coding sequence ATGGGTAACCAGCCCCTCATCATCATGTCCGAGGACTCCCAGCGGACCTCGGGCAAGGACGCACAGTCCATGAACATCACGGCCGGGAAGGCCGTCGCGGAGTCCGTACGGACCACACTGGGTCCGAAGGGGATGGACAAGATGCTCGTCGACGACTCCGGCGGGGTCGTCGTCACCAACGACGGCGTCACCATCCTCGAGGAGATGGACATCGAGCACCCGGCGGCCAACATGATCGTCGAGGTCGCCCAGACCCAGGAGGACGAGGTCGGCGACGGCACGACCACGGCCGTCGTCATCTCCGGCGAACTGCTGGGCAAGGCCGAGGACCTCCTCGACCAGGACATCCACGCCACCATCCTCGCGCAGGGCTACCGCCAGGCCGCCGAGAAGGCCAAGGAGGCCCTCGAGGACATCGCCATCGAGGTCGACGCCGACGACACCGAGATCCTCGAGTCCATCGCCGCCACCGCCATGACCGGCAAGGGCGCCGAGAACGCCAAGGACACCCTCTCCGCGCTCGTCGTCGACGCCGTCCAGTCGGTCGCCGACGAGGAGGGCGTCGACACGGACAACATCCAGCTCGAGACCGTCGTCGGCGGCTCCATCGACGAGTCCGAGCTCGTCGAGGGCGTCATCATCGACAAGGAGCGCGTCCACGAGAACATGCCCTACGCCGTCGAGGACGCCGACGTGGCGCTGCTCGACACCGCCATCGAGGTGCCCGAGACCGAGCTCGACACCGAGGTCAACGTCACCGACCCCGACCAGCTCCAGCAGTTCCTCGACCAGGAGGAAGAACAGCTCCGCGAGTACGTCGACAAGCTCAAAGACGCCGGCGCCGACGTCGTCATCTGCCAGAAGGGCATCGACGACATGGCCCAGCACTACCTCGCCCAGGAGGGTATTCTGGCAGTGCGCCGCGCGAAGAAGTCCGACATGAAGGCGCTCTCCCGGTCGACGGGCGCCCGCATCGTCTCCAACATCGACGACATCACCGCCGACGATCTGGGCTTCGCGGGCTCGGTCGCCCAGAAGGACGTCGCCGGCGACGAGCGCATCTTCGTCGAGGACGTCGAGGACGCCAAGGCCGTCACGATGATCCTCCGCGGCGGCACCGAGCACGTCGCCGACGAGGTCGAGCGCGCCATCGAGGACTCGCTGGGCGTCGTCTCCGTGACTCTCGAAGACGGGCAGGTCCTCCCGGGCGGCGGCGCCCCGGAGGCCCACCTCGCGCTGGAACTCCGTGACTTCGCCGACTCCGTCGGCGGCCGCGAGCAGCTGGCCGTCGAGGCGTTCGCCGACGCCATCGACGTCGTCCCGCGCACGCTCGCCGAGAACGCCGGCCTCGACCCCATCGACTCGCTGGTCGACCTGCGCTCCCGGCACGACGGCGGCGAGACCACGGTCGGCCTCGACGCCTACTCCGGCGACGTGGTCGACATGGTCGAGGACGGCGTCGTCGAGCCGCTCCGCGTCAAGACCCAGGCCGTCGAGAGCGCCACGGAGGCCGCGGTCATGATCCTCCGCATCGACGACGTGATCGCCGCGGGCGACCTGAAGGGCGGCGGCACCGACGACGACGACGAAGGCGGTGCGCCCGGCGGCCCCGGCGGCGCGCCCGGCGGCATGGGCGGCGGCATGGGCGGTATGGGCGGCGGCATGGGCGGCATGATGTAG
- the glnA gene encoding type I glutamate--ammonia ligase: MTSENAKPDGGLSAEAQDVLDEIEEQNVDFLRLQFTDILGTVKNVSVPADQAEKAFTEGIYFDGSSINGFVRIQESDMRLDPDPSTFAVLPWRNDDDSAAGRLICDVIDTSSGQPFSGDPRGVLKRAIQRAEDMGYTVNAAPEPEFFLFEEDEEGRATTKTNDAGGYFDLAPKDLAQDVRRDIIFGLEDMGFDIEASHHEVAQGQHEINFTYDDALSTADNVATFRAVVRAIAAEHDLHATFMPKPIPRINGSGMHTHLSLFTEDGENAFHDGDDEFDLSETAKQFTAGILEHAPAIAAVTNPTVNSYKRLVPGYEAPVYVAWSDRNRSALIRKPAARVPAASRIEARFPDPSCNPYLAFAALIHAGLDGIERGLDCDDPVRENIYEFDEQKREEYGIDTLPTNLGEALDALENDEVVADALGEHVYENFVEAKTQEFDDYRVDVSDWELDRYLETF, from the coding sequence ATGACAAGCGAAAACGCGAAACCGGACGGGGGTCTCTCCGCCGAGGCACAGGACGTACTCGACGAGATCGAGGAGCAGAACGTCGACTTCCTGCGGCTGCAGTTCACGGACATTCTGGGGACGGTCAAGAACGTCTCGGTCCCGGCCGACCAGGCCGAGAAGGCGTTCACCGAGGGTATCTACTTCGACGGGTCGTCGATCAACGGCTTCGTCCGCATCCAGGAGTCGGACATGCGCCTGGACCCGGACCCGTCGACGTTCGCCGTCCTGCCGTGGCGCAACGACGACGACAGCGCCGCCGGCCGGCTCATCTGTGACGTCATCGACACCTCCAGCGGCCAGCCGTTCTCCGGCGACCCGCGCGGGGTGCTCAAGCGCGCCATCCAGCGCGCCGAGGACATGGGCTACACCGTCAACGCCGCGCCCGAGCCCGAGTTCTTCCTCTTCGAGGAGGACGAGGAGGGTCGCGCGACGACGAAGACCAACGACGCCGGCGGCTACTTCGACCTCGCGCCGAAGGACCTCGCCCAGGACGTGCGACGGGACATCATCTTCGGCCTGGAGGACATGGGCTTCGACATCGAGGCCTCCCACCACGAGGTCGCCCAGGGCCAACACGAGATCAACTTCACCTACGACGACGCGCTGTCGACGGCCGACAACGTCGCCACTTTCCGCGCCGTGGTCCGCGCCATCGCGGCCGAACACGACCTCCACGCCACCTTCATGCCCAAGCCGATCCCGCGCATCAACGGGTCGGGCATGCACACCCACCTCTCGCTGTTCACGGAGGACGGCGAGAACGCCTTCCACGACGGCGACGACGAGTTCGACCTGAGCGAGACGGCCAAGCAGTTCACCGCCGGCATCCTCGAACACGCGCCCGCCATCGCGGCGGTCACGAACCCGACCGTCAACTCCTACAAGCGCCTGGTCCCGGGCTACGAGGCGCCCGTCTACGTCGCCTGGTCCGACCGGAACCGCTCGGCGCTCATCCGCAAGCCCGCCGCGCGCGTCCCGGCCGCCTCCCGCATCGAGGCGCGCTTCCCGGACCCGTCGTGTAACCCCTACCTCGCCTTCGCCGCGCTCATCCACGCCGGCCTCGACGGCATCGAGCGCGGCCTCGACTGCGACGACCCGGTCCGCGAGAACATCTACGAGTTCGACGAACAGAAGCGCGAGGAGTACGGCATCGACACGCTACCGACGAACCTCGGCGAGGCCCTCGACGCCCTCGAGAACGACGAGGTCGTCGCCGACGCCCTCGGCGAGCACGTCTACGAGAACTTCGTCGAGGCGAAGACCCAGGAGTTCGACGACTACCGCGTCGACGTCTCCGACTGGGAGCTCGACCGCTACCTCGAGACCTTCTGA
- the purM gene encoding phosphoribosylformylglycinamidine cyclo-ligase, producing MTDGDADDAANGSDTNEDGEGLTYAEAGVDIAGQEAATAALVGATGDFEGDFAGLLDIGDRYLALAADGVGTKLLVAEALDDYSTIGIDCIAMNANDLVAAGVDPVAFVDYLAVEEPDDETAEQIGEGLDEGAERAGVALVGGETAVMPDVIKGLDIAGTCAGLAPKDGVFPGEAQAGDVVVGWPSSGIHSNGLTLAREAVTRDHGYTDPFPPEPDRSIGEELLEPTRIYSDLLGPLREVDTHAAAHVTGGGWTNLTRMGDRHYEITDPFDAQPVFAFVQQEGDVTDEEMHRTFNMGTGFVAAMPEADAEEVVNATEDGRIVGRVEDGEGSVAIRGLEL from the coding sequence ATGACCGACGGGGACGCCGACGACGCGGCGAACGGGAGCGACACGAACGAGGACGGCGAGGGACTGACCTACGCCGAGGCGGGCGTCGACATCGCCGGCCAGGAGGCCGCGACGGCGGCGCTGGTCGGCGCCACCGGCGACTTCGAGGGCGACTTCGCCGGCCTGCTGGACATCGGCGACCGCTACCTCGCGCTGGCGGCCGACGGCGTCGGCACGAAACTCCTGGTGGCCGAGGCGCTCGACGACTACTCGACCATCGGCATCGACTGCATCGCGATGAACGCCAACGACCTCGTGGCGGCGGGCGTCGACCCAGTCGCCTTCGTCGACTACCTCGCCGTCGAGGAGCCCGACGACGAGACGGCCGAGCAGATCGGCGAGGGACTCGACGAGGGCGCCGAACGGGCCGGCGTCGCGCTGGTCGGCGGCGAGACGGCCGTGATGCCCGACGTGATCAAGGGCCTGGACATCGCCGGGACCTGCGCCGGCCTCGCCCCCAAGGACGGGGTCTTCCCCGGCGAGGCCCAGGCCGGCGACGTGGTCGTGGGGTGGCCCTCCTCGGGGATCCACTCGAACGGCCTGACGCTCGCCCGCGAGGCCGTCACGCGCGACCACGGGTACACCGACCCGTTCCCGCCCGAGCCCGACCGCTCCATCGGCGAGGAACTGCTCGAACCCACGCGCATCTACAGCGACCTGCTCGGCCCGCTCCGGGAGGTCGACACCCACGCCGCCGCCCACGTCACCGGCGGCGGGTGGACGAACCTCACCCGGATGGGCGATCGCCACTACGAGATCACCGACCCCTTCGACGCCCAGCCGGTCTTCGCGTTCGTGCAGCAGGAGGGCGACGTGACCGACGAGGAGATGCACCGCACGTTCAACATGGGCACCGGGTTCGTCGCCGCGATGCCCGAGGCCGACGCCGAAGAAGTCGTCAACGCCACCGAGGACGGCCGGATCGTCGGCCGCGTCGAAGACGGCGAGGGGTCCGTCGCGATCCGCGGGCTGGAGCTGTAG
- a CDS encoding endonuclease/exonuclease/phosphatase family protein produces the protein MKILSCNAGYLLDYDGSLREYALKPHRAMLGDDAAEQRATERLVDVIADERPDVVCLLEVDQGSARTMTEGQVTRLAEALTDRGLAYHARADAKYGDGNVLGRLPVLSHLSNGLLVRDDIDATIEAHYLETGPKRLVTEVRIGDLSIFAVHLAMSGRGRRKQLDEIAAIVAERERVVVAGDFNAYDGLEEVETALEETGLVLHDPGETVPKRPLDTLVSETRTLDFFLASPDIEPTRCDVIDVQVSDHRPVVLEFENGGV, from the coding sequence GTGAAGATACTCTCGTGTAACGCCGGTTACCTGCTCGACTACGATGGATCGCTGCGCGAGTACGCGCTGAAACCCCACCGGGCGATGCTCGGCGACGACGCCGCCGAACAGCGCGCCACCGAGCGCCTCGTCGACGTGATCGCCGACGAGCGGCCCGACGTGGTCTGCCTGCTGGAGGTCGACCAGGGGTCGGCCCGCACCATGACCGAGGGGCAGGTCACCCGCCTCGCGGAGGCGCTGACCGACCGCGGGCTGGCCTACCACGCCCGCGCCGACGCCAAGTACGGCGACGGCAACGTCCTCGGCCGCCTGCCCGTGCTCTCGCACCTCTCGAACGGCCTGCTCGTCCGCGACGACATCGACGCCACCATCGAGGCCCACTACCTCGAGACCGGCCCCAAGCGGCTCGTCACCGAGGTCCGCATCGGCGACCTCTCTATCTTCGCGGTCCACCTCGCGATGAGCGGCCGCGGCCGCCGCAAGCAGCTCGACGAGATCGCCGCCATCGTCGCCGAACGCGAGCGCGTCGTCGTCGCCGGCGACTTCAACGCCTACGACGGCCTGGAGGAGGTCGAGACCGCCCTCGAGGAGACGGGGCTGGTCCTCCACGACCCCGGCGAGACGGTGCCCAAGCGCCCGCTCGACACCCTGGTCTCCGAGACGCGCACCCTCGATTTCTTCCTCGCCTCCCCCGACATCGAGCCCACCCGCTGCGACGTGATCGACGTGCAGGTCTCCGACCACCGCCCCGTCGTCCTGGAGTTCGAGAACGGGGGAGTATGA
- a CDS encoding peroxiredoxin family protein encodes MSLEGESAPEFELPSTAGDTVSLSDELEEGPAVVLINRGVWCSFCAEQLQTFSEVSYDMWFHDDVSVVPVVPDPLPEVTEMRDRYDLQIQLLADPDGEVCDRYSGTEETSHGLTGLAATYVIDESGTVRYEQVSDTPADRTYGNWVRYYIRNDYEPPFEG; translated from the coding sequence ATGAGTCTCGAAGGCGAATCCGCTCCCGAGTTCGAACTGCCGAGCACGGCCGGGGACACCGTCTCGCTGAGCGACGAACTCGAGGAGGGGCCGGCGGTCGTCCTGATCAACCGCGGCGTCTGGTGTTCCTTCTGTGCCGAGCAGCTCCAGACGTTCAGCGAAGTGTCCTACGACATGTGGTTCCACGACGACGTGAGCGTCGTCCCCGTCGTCCCCGACCCGCTCCCCGAGGTCACGGAGATGCGCGACCGTTACGACCTGCAGATCCAGTTGCTCGCCGACCCCGACGGCGAGGTCTGCGACCGCTACAGCGGCACCGAGGAGACGAGCCACGGCCTGACCGGCCTCGCCGCGACCTACGTGATCGACGAGAGCGGCACCGTCCGCTACGAACAGGTCTCCGACACCCCCGCCGACCGCACCTACGGCAACTGGGTGCGCTACTACATCCGCAACGACTACGAGCCGCCCTTCGAGGGGTAG
- a CDS encoding SCP2 sterol-binding domain-containing protein, with the protein MTPTLPGEADEWADRLQARLNDREAFAEAAAGFDATFRFVILPDDRYDGDPVTLTVVVADGACVAARGNDPDADYDFGLAGPYAVWVDLLADDIDVTEAVMGGSLEFEGSEMQLLSNREAVTELVRAAQSVEAEFAY; encoded by the coding sequence ATGACACCGACGCTGCCGGGCGAGGCCGACGAGTGGGCCGACCGGCTCCAGGCGCGACTCAACGACCGCGAGGCGTTCGCGGAGGCGGCCGCGGGCTTCGACGCGACCTTCCGGTTCGTCATCCTGCCGGACGACCGCTACGACGGCGACCCCGTCACGCTCACCGTCGTCGTCGCCGACGGCGCCTGCGTGGCCGCCCGCGGCAACGACCCCGACGCCGACTACGACTTCGGGCTGGCCGGCCCCTACGCCGTCTGGGTCGACCTCCTGGCGGACGACATCGACGTCACGGAGGCCGTGATGGGCGGCTCGCTGGAGTTCGAGGGGTCGGAGATGCAACTGCTCTCGAACCGCGAGGCCGTCACCGAACTCGTGCGGGCGGCCCAGTCCGTCGAGGCGGAGTTCGCGTACTGA
- a CDS encoding GNAT family N-acetyltransferase, which produces MTGDGDDTDDAGVAVRPLSADRFAEFRRIVDYAFSPGDGPQTYDDEPERIADRYGVVAGDELRAVCGHYDFRATLRGEWVPLAGLAAVATPPEHRRAGHVRALVDDALARWRGEYPLSALWPFSRSYYEQFGWATANTYSEYTCPPAQLAFARGEADGRARPVDLDEWRTLQSVHEAAAEATTLALRRRSETWWRERVLAEGSDDRPWAYVWERAGEPVGYLVYSFADAGEGFDERRLTVDDAAAVDHEAWLDLLGFLADHDSQATEVHFEREGRADLLDLVPDPDAVDCEVRTGPMVRVVDVTDALAACPYPDDASADLALAVADGTADWNDGHFRLTVEGGDAECAAVDEPAGEADATLDVGTLSQLVVGYHDAATARRVGGLSVAEESVADALAALFPSERVYLRTFF; this is translated from the coding sequence ATGACGGGCGACGGCGACGACACCGACGACGCGGGCGTCGCGGTGCGACCGCTGTCGGCCGACCGCTTCGCCGAGTTCCGGCGGATCGTCGACTACGCCTTCTCGCCGGGGGACGGGCCACAGACCTACGACGACGAGCCCGAGCGGATCGCCGACCGGTACGGGGTCGTCGCCGGCGACGAACTCCGCGCCGTCTGCGGCCACTACGACTTCCGGGCGACCCTGCGCGGCGAGTGGGTCCCGCTCGCCGGCCTGGCCGCCGTCGCCACGCCGCCGGAACACCGGCGGGCGGGGCACGTCCGCGCGCTGGTCGACGACGCCCTGGCGCGGTGGCGCGGCGAGTACCCCCTCTCGGCGCTGTGGCCGTTCTCGCGGTCGTACTACGAGCAGTTCGGCTGGGCGACGGCCAACACGTACAGCGAGTACACCTGCCCGCCGGCCCAGCTGGCGTTCGCCCGCGGGGAAGCCGACGGCCGCGCGCGCCCGGTCGACCTCGACGAGTGGCGCACGCTCCAGTCGGTCCACGAGGCGGCCGCCGAGGCGACGACGCTCGCGCTCCGGCGGCGCTCTGAGACGTGGTGGCGCGAGCGCGTGCTGGCGGAAGGGAGCGACGACCGCCCGTGGGCGTACGTCTGGGAGCGGGCCGGCGAGCCCGTGGGCTATCTCGTCTACAGTTTCGCGGACGCCGGCGAGGGGTTCGACGAGCGCCGGCTCACCGTCGACGACGCGGCCGCCGTCGACCACGAGGCGTGGCTCGACCTCCTCGGATTCCTCGCCGACCACGACTCCCAGGCGACCGAGGTACACTTCGAGCGCGAGGGTCGAGCGGATCTCCTCGATCTCGTTCCCGACCCCGACGCGGTCGACTGCGAGGTGCGGACTGGGCCGATGGTCCGCGTCGTCGACGTGACGGACGCGCTGGCGGCCTGTCCCTACCCCGACGACGCGAGCGCCGACCTCGCGCTCGCCGTGGCCGACGGGACGGCCGACTGGAACGACGGGCACTTCCGGCTGACCGTCGAGGGCGGCGACGCCGAGTGCGCGGCGGTCGACGAGCCGGCGGGCGAGGCGGACGCGACACTCGACGTGGGGACGCTCTCGCAGCTCGTGGTCGGCTACCACGACGCCGCGACCGCCCGCCGCGTCGGCGGGCTCTCCGTGGCCGAGGAGTCGGTCGCCGACGCGCTCGCGGCGCTGTTCCCGTCAGAGCGGGTGTACCTGCGGACGTTCTTCTGA
- a CDS encoding TspO/MBR family protein, with the protein MAETPTVGPERSGRRTIGTVVAGVLLVNLAGAAPAVLSGPGSPWFQGLAKPAIYPPPWLFGVVWTLLFTLMGVAVALVWLAGESDPVGGGRDGWTARRVALAAFVGQMVLNVAWTPAFFAAENLLAGLVVIVALWPAVVATIWAFDRVDRRAAALLVPYLAWVTFAAVLNYRFLALN; encoded by the coding sequence ATGGCAGAGACACCGACGGTCGGACCGGAGCGCAGCGGTCGCCGAACCATCGGAACGGTGGTCGCGGGCGTCCTCCTCGTCAACCTCGCCGGCGCGGCGCCGGCGGTGCTGTCGGGCCCCGGGTCGCCGTGGTTCCAGGGGCTCGCGAAACCCGCTATCTACCCGCCGCCGTGGCTGTTCGGCGTCGTCTGGACGCTCCTGTTCACCCTGATGGGCGTCGCCGTCGCGCTCGTGTGGCTGGCCGGTGAGAGCGACCCGGTCGGAGGGGGACGCGACGGCTGGACCGCCCGCCGGGTCGCGCTGGCGGCGTTCGTCGGCCAGATGGTCCTCAACGTCGCCTGGACACCAGCCTTCTTCGCCGCGGAGAACCTGCTCGCCGGGCTCGTCGTGATCGTCGCACTGTGGCCCGCCGTGGTCGCGACCATCTGGGCGTTCGACCGCGTCGACCGTCGTGCTGCGGCGCTGCTCGTGCCGTATCTCGCCTGGGTCACCTTCGCCGCGGTGTTGAACTACCGGTTCCTGGCGCTGAACTGA
- the lrp gene encoding HTH-type transcriptional regulator Lrp produces MTYENLDRKLVNALLGDGRASLRSLGEDLDVSVTTVSNHLSDLEEDGIIEGYTPKVDYDKLGYDVTAILQLKIEGSSLPEVTESLREHDQMISVYEVTGDYDIIAIGKFTDTDGMNEHIKELLVDPEIKESNTSVVLNAASEHEQFELDTE; encoded by the coding sequence ATGACGTACGAAAATCTGGACCGCAAGTTGGTAAATGCGCTGCTGGGCGACGGGCGTGCGAGCCTGCGCAGCCTCGGCGAGGACCTCGACGTGTCGGTGACCACGGTGTCGAACCACCTCTCGGACCTGGAGGAGGACGGCATCATCGAGGGGTACACCCCCAAGGTCGACTACGACAAACTCGGCTACGACGTGACCGCCATCCTCCAGCTGAAGATCGAGGGCAGCTCCCTCCCGGAGGTCACCGAGTCGCTGCGCGAGCACGACCAGATGATCTCCGTCTACGAGGTGACCGGCGACTACGACATCATCGCCATCGGCAAGTTCACCGACACCGACGGCATGAACGAGCACATCAAGGAGCTGCTCGTCGACCCCGAGATCAAGGAGTCGAACACGAGCGTCGTGCTCAACGCCGCCTCCGAGCACGAGCAGTTCGAGCTCGACACCGAGTAG